From Nitratidesulfovibrio vulgaris str. Hildenborough, a single genomic window includes:
- a CDS encoding type II toxin-antitoxin system Phd/YefM family antitoxin: MLQAVTYAEARQRLAAIMDNVSDSHQPTIITRYKARPVVLMSFDDYNSIMETAHLLQSPANAARLRASLEAVSTVDKQS, from the coding sequence ATGCTACAGGCCGTCACCTATGCCGAGGCCCGCCAGAGGCTTGCGGCCATTATGGACAACGTGTCCGACTCCCATCAGCCAACCATCATCACGCGCTACAAGGCGCGACCAGTAGTCTTGATGTCGTTCGACGACTACAACAGCATCATGGAGACGGCACATCTGCTTCAGTCTCCCGCCAACGCCGCACGTCTCCGCGCATCTCTCGAAGCTGTCAGCACAGTTGATAAGCAGAGCTGA
- a CDS encoding helix-turn-helix domain-containing protein: protein MRYPEGMALQNKFPILWDCFLQRINDALKATTQEELGRRLGVGKSAITKWRHGSTRGADLQDFLRYCDVLGIDFCGIINGTPTPTYSPSPFEIALTGVLDSFLSVHNLTHEKAASSLWPETANGAAKLGSILTAKEPLTPEVLMQLCLLMEEDPGKLLRLARERVQPEGEQISGNAKSA from the coding sequence ATGCGCTACCCAGAGGGTATGGCTTTACAAAACAAATTTCCGATACTTTGGGATTGTTTCCTTCAGCGCATCAATGACGCGCTCAAGGCGACCACGCAGGAAGAGCTTGGCCGTCGTCTTGGCGTTGGAAAGAGCGCAATCACCAAATGGCGTCATGGCAGCACCAGAGGGGCCGACCTTCAGGACTTCCTCAGGTATTGCGATGTACTCGGAATTGATTTTTGTGGAATCATCAACGGCACTCCGACACCGACGTATTCACCGTCACCGTTCGAGATAGCCCTTACCGGAGTGCTGGACAGCTTTCTCTCCGTCCACAACCTCACGCACGAAAAAGCCGCTTCAAGCCTCTGGCCTGAAACGGCGAACGGTGCAGCCAAACTAGGGAGCATACTCACTGCGAAAGAGCCACTCACCCCTGAAGTGCTCATGCAGCTGTGCTTGCTGATGGAAGAAGACCCCGGCAAACTGCTGCGCCTTGCCCGTGAACGCGTCCAGCCGGAAGGTGAGCAAATATCCGGCAACGCCAAGTCCGCTTAG
- a CDS encoding DNA cytosine methyltransferase: protein MKQHTPKHTPAKAVDLFCGAGGFSLAARNLGIEVVAALENNHYAAATYRHNFIEGSRRPPLLFEGDILAISPEAFMQAANLTPGGVDIIMGGPPCQGFSTHRIKGAGIDDPRNTLLLRYFEYVQAIRPRYFLVENVPGLLWPRHEEYLQRFYKLATEAGYHVSPPQVLNARDYGVPQNRKRVFILGTAGGHTLPDWPPRPTHFAPESSQVRAEGLPAWCTAAQVFATELANDDPNAIHLNHRPEMVEVFRSTPLNGGSRQQSCRVLPCHRNHNGHKDVYGRINPDAPGPTMTTACTNPSKGRFLHPTQHHGITVRHAARFQTFPETFTFKGGIMAASAQVGNAVPIDLGMAVIRPLLSALPACIARQSQ, encoded by the coding sequence ATGAAGCAGCACACGCCCAAACATACGCCCGCCAAAGCGGTCGACCTCTTCTGCGGTGCGGGGGGGTTCAGTCTTGCCGCCCGCAATCTGGGTATAGAGGTCGTTGCCGCACTTGAGAACAACCACTATGCTGCCGCGACATACCGCCATAACTTCATAGAAGGCTCCCGCCGCCCCCCCCTGCTCTTTGAGGGCGACATTCTGGCCATATCGCCAGAAGCCTTCATGCAGGCTGCAAACCTCACTCCCGGCGGAGTCGATATCATCATGGGCGGCCCTCCCTGTCAGGGTTTTTCCACGCATCGCATCAAAGGGGCAGGGATAGACGACCCCCGCAACACGCTGCTTCTGCGTTACTTCGAATATGTGCAGGCCATTCGCCCGCGCTATTTTCTTGTCGAGAATGTGCCCGGCCTACTTTGGCCTAGGCACGAAGAGTACCTGCAAAGATTCTACAAACTGGCTACAGAGGCAGGCTACCATGTCTCTCCACCGCAGGTGCTCAACGCACGCGATTATGGCGTTCCGCAAAACCGAAAGCGCGTTTTCATTCTCGGCACAGCTGGGGGGCACACTCTGCCAGATTGGCCCCCACGCCCCACACACTTCGCCCCTGAAAGCTCTCAGGTTCGTGCAGAGGGTCTCCCTGCTTGGTGTACAGCAGCACAAGTTTTCGCCACTGAACTGGCAAACGACGACCCAAACGCCATACACCTCAACCATCGTCCAGAAATGGTAGAGGTGTTCCGCAGCACCCCGCTCAATGGTGGCAGCCGGCAGCAATCATGCCGCGTTCTTCCCTGCCACCGGAATCATAACGGTCATAAGGATGTATACGGCCGCATCAACCCCGACGCTCCCGGCCCGACCATGACCACAGCTTGCACCAATCCTTCCAAGGGGCGCTTTCTTCACCCTACGCAGCACCACGGCATCACAGTGCGTCACGCTGCTCGCTTTCAAACCTTTCCGGAGACGTTCACCTTCAAAGGTGGCATCATGGCTGCCAGCGCACAGGTGGGCAATGCTGTGCCCATAGACCTTGGCATGGCTGTCATACGCCCGCTACTAAGCGCTTTACCCGCCTGCATAGCACGCCAAAGTCAGTAG
- a CDS encoding helix-turn-helix domain-containing protein, whose translation MFTVVNSLAMMNALEKFRVEKGLTYEQMANLSGVTKASVWKHCRGVAEPDVESVARYMQRLGLTFSLIRPDLWPPSPPSSPTMPSVARVK comes from the coding sequence ATGTTTACCGTAGTAAACAGTTTAGCCATGATGAACGCACTGGAGAAATTCAGAGTCGAGAAGGGGCTTACCTACGAGCAGATGGCAAACCTTTCAGGGGTGACTAAAGCCTCTGTTTGGAAACACTGTCGGGGTGTGGCAGAGCCAGATGTTGAATCTGTTGCTCGCTATATGCAACGGCTTGGCCTCACTTTTTCGCTTATCCGTCCCGACCTGTGGCCCCCGTCCCCTCCATCATCACCCACCATGCCCTCTGTGGCGAGGGTGAAATGA
- a CDS encoding tyrosine-type recombinase/integrase encodes MKGCRPLTLDEVRRASRAFGGYHAVRNHCLFVLGVNAGFRISEMLSLRIRDVVRGRLVVREVAVPRRAMKGKREGRTVYLAPVARQAIWRQIDALHAAGSWHVDTFLFRSRNARNRPIRRETAWRILQEAFGSVGIVGKVGCHALRKTFANMVYEFMLARVASGEPVDPFYEVVKALGHADPKSTTAYLAFRNERVRAAVLHIGEVLHGDHAHG; translated from the coding sequence ATGAAGGGCTGCCGACCGCTGACGCTGGACGAGGTGCGCCGGGCATCCCGTGCCTTTGGTGGCTACCACGCCGTACGCAACCACTGCCTGTTCGTGCTGGGCGTGAACGCGGGGTTCCGCATCTCGGAGATGCTGTCGCTTCGCATTCGCGATGTAGTGCGCGGCAGGCTGGTAGTGCGTGAGGTGGCTGTGCCGCGCAGGGCCATGAAGGGCAAGCGCGAGGGCCGCACCGTGTATCTCGCGCCCGTGGCGCGTCAGGCCATTTGGCGGCAGATTGACGCGCTGCACGCTGCCGGGTCGTGGCATGTGGACACCTTTCTCTTTCGGTCGCGCAACGCCCGCAACCGGCCCATACGCCGCGAGACGGCGTGGCGCATCCTGCAGGAGGCGTTCGGGTCGGTGGGCATCGTGGGCAAGGTGGGGTGCCATGCCCTGCGCAAGACCTTCGCCAACATGGTCTACGAGTTCATGCTGGCGCGGGTGGCGTCGGGCGAACCCGTCGACCCGTTCTACGAGGTGGTCAAGGCGCTGGGGCACGCAGACCCCAAGAGCACCACGGCCTATCTCGCGTTCCGCAACGAAAGGGTGCGGGCCGCCGTACTGCACATCGGGGAGGTGCTGCATGGAGACCATGCTCACGGTTAG
- a CDS encoding helix-turn-helix domain-containing protein gives MLTVRQVGRALALDAKRVRALIRTGQLVASNVGTVRKPLYRVEAEQLRAFIEATRVVGIEEG, from the coding sequence ATGCTCACGGTTAGGCAGGTGGGGCGCGCACTGGCGCTGGACGCCAAGCGAGTGCGGGCACTCATCCGCACCGGGCAACTGGTGGCCAGCAACGTGGGGACGGTGCGCAAGCCGCTTTACCGCGTGGAGGCCGAACAGTTGCGCGCGTTCATCGAGGCGACGCGGGTCGTGGGCATCGAGGAAGGCTAG
- a CDS encoding HigA family addiction module antitoxin: MRIRTHPGEVLNEEFLKPLGVTAHALAVALGVPATRIADIVHQRRGVSADTAARLARFFGTSAAFWMNLQSAYDLSIVERDKGADLSHIRPHASVGTSLSC, from the coding sequence ATGCGCATTCGCACCCACCCGGGCGAAGTCCTGAACGAAGAGTTCCTCAAGCCGCTTGGCGTCACCGCCCATGCTCTGGCAGTGGCCCTTGGCGTACCGGCCACCCGCATCGCAGACATCGTGCACCAGCGGCGCGGCGTCTCTGCGGATACGGCAGCCCGCCTCGCGCGCTTCTTCGGCACCAGTGCGGCATTCTGGATGAACCTTCAGTCGGCCTATGACCTTTCCATCGTCGAGCGCGACAAGGGGGCCGACCTCTCGCACATCCGCCCGCACGCCAGCGTGGGCACTTCCCTCTCGTGCTGA
- a CDS encoding putative phage abortive infection protein encodes MMDTQTQQPPAANSGDAKNTSTPKRIKALVAWWKSIAKLVAITIVVIFLATIIWLCGALATHHGIFNSKVSFGELEQLENTFSPVNAFFAGLSGIGIIVTLFLQQTQISGAKKDAEENNGRLEKQLTITQEQFKLERFESIFFNLLSIHNENSREIRNSNFSFISLVNDLGSAKKGHNSLYQQIKSLDDAINFIPLSKKEAAKFEFDEYFNTTDYTICIFARIYKQHKNSIMHYYRHLYHLIKYTNKTFDDAPEKRRLYMRIIRAQFTAAEHVALFYNALYYADPEDRNEAQAAGQPAPEGQQESTTTPASKFKRLIERNELLHEMDKSMLIYPEIHEHFYDKKAYGDD; translated from the coding sequence ATGATGGACACGCAGACGCAGCAGCCCCCCGCAGCGAACAGCGGCGACGCGAAGAACACTAGCACCCCCAAGAGAATAAAAGCCTTGGTAGCGTGGTGGAAAAGCATCGCCAAACTGGTAGCCATTACGATTGTCGTCATCTTTTTAGCCACTATCATCTGGCTCTGCGGAGCACTCGCCACGCACCACGGCATCTTCAATTCTAAGGTCAGCTTCGGTGAGTTGGAACAACTCGAAAACACCTTCTCCCCCGTGAATGCCTTCTTCGCTGGTCTCAGCGGCATAGGCATCATCGTGACCCTCTTCCTGCAACAGACTCAGATATCTGGAGCCAAGAAAGATGCGGAAGAGAATAACGGTAGACTTGAAAAACAACTCACAATTACGCAAGAACAATTTAAATTAGAAAGATTTGAAAGCATTTTTTTTAACCTACTATCAATACACAACGAAAATTCTAGAGAAATAAGGAATAGTAATTTTAGTTTTATCAGCCTCGTAAACGATTTAGGAAGTGCAAAAAAAGGACACAATTCACTTTATCAGCAGATCAAAAGCCTAGATGATGCAATAAATTTTATTCCATTATCAAAAAAAGAAGCAGCAAAATTCGAATTTGATGAATATTTCAACACAACTGACTACACGATATGCATATTTGCAAGGATATACAAGCAGCACAAGAATTCAATTATGCACTACTACAGACACCTCTACCACCTCATCAAATACACTAACAAAACGTTCGACGACGCCCCCGAAAAACGTCGACTCTACATGCGTATCATCAGGGCACAATTCACGGCTGCGGAGCACGTAGCTCTCTTTTACAATGCCCTCTACTATGCCGACCCAGAAGACAGAAACGAAGCCCAAGCAGCCGGACAGCCCGCCCCCGAAGGGCAGCAAGAGAGCACGACGACGCCAGCCAGCAAATTCAAGCGGCTCATTGAACGAAATGAGCTACTGCACGAGATGGACAAGTCCATGCTCATCTACCCAGAAATACACGAACATTTTTACGACAAAAAAGCCTATGGCGACGATTAA
- a CDS encoding portal protein, translating to MRSALLKELSEVAEHVEGLRKRREAQWRDISEWLMPMRGIYEGQDGADVIASRGKGLLNREGTRALKVAATGMTGGMTPAALPWFRWSLRDDVQNERTGARAWLDTVEASINSVLRACGFYQAIHACNMEFLAFGPLLLFQDNSQGALCRFESCTVGTWAVALDADGGLDTVVRRLKLTARQMEQRFGRDRLTPATVKLLETNKGHERVEVVHVVRPRTERQHGRIDARNMPFASYMYEATGADDVLSESGYHEMPYFFAAYDDTLDLYGSAPGDDCLPDVKQLQELEKQKLVGLQKVINPPTRKPASFKQRLNVNPGGENAVSGGDPHGIGPLYEVRIDLNQVREEIATVVDRIRQTTMASYFADMPLELRPKDMTYGEYLERKRERLQLMGPSLEAYEAKVLTPVIFRTFALLDRAGMLPPPPDALGEVAVVDISYISPLAQALRQTGAESTRALLMDVMQLAEADPGVLDKVDMDQAVDELAKGIGAPGRVVRSDEDVAAMRQQRDEAKAREAQAQEAITAMQGLAKVAGTRTGPGTLAHDLAGGGA from the coding sequence ATGCGCTCGGCACTGCTCAAGGAACTTTCCGAGGTGGCGGAGCACGTCGAGGGGTTGCGCAAGCGCCGTGAGGCGCAATGGCGCGACATCTCGGAATGGCTGATGCCCATGCGCGGCATCTACGAGGGGCAGGATGGTGCGGACGTCATAGCTTCGCGCGGCAAGGGGCTGCTCAACCGCGAAGGGACACGCGCCCTCAAGGTGGCTGCCACTGGCATGACCGGTGGCATGACGCCTGCGGCTCTGCCGTGGTTCCGCTGGAGTCTGCGCGACGACGTGCAGAACGAACGCACCGGGGCGCGGGCATGGCTCGACACGGTGGAGGCCAGCATCAACAGCGTGTTGCGTGCCTGCGGCTTCTATCAGGCCATCCACGCCTGCAACATGGAGTTTCTCGCCTTCGGGCCGCTCTTGCTCTTTCAGGACAACTCGCAGGGGGCGCTGTGCCGCTTCGAGAGTTGCACTGTGGGCACATGGGCCGTGGCACTCGATGCCGACGGAGGGCTGGATACCGTGGTGCGTCGCCTCAAGCTGACCGCCCGCCAGATGGAGCAACGCTTCGGGCGCGACAGGCTGACACCCGCCACGGTGAAGTTGCTCGAAACGAACAAGGGGCACGAGCGCGTGGAGGTGGTGCATGTGGTGCGGCCCCGCACGGAACGCCAGCACGGGCGCATCGACGCGCGGAACATGCCCTTCGCCTCATACATGTACGAGGCGACCGGGGCCGACGACGTGCTCTCGGAGAGCGGCTACCACGAGATGCCGTACTTCTTCGCGGCCTATGACGACACGCTCGACCTCTACGGTTCTGCCCCCGGTGACGACTGCCTGCCCGACGTGAAGCAGTTGCAGGAACTGGAGAAACAGAAGCTGGTGGGCCTTCAGAAGGTCATCAACCCGCCCACGCGCAAACCTGCATCCTTCAAGCAACGCTTGAACGTCAACCCCGGCGGCGAGAACGCCGTCTCGGGGGGCGACCCGCACGGCATAGGGCCGCTGTACGAGGTGCGCATCGACCTGAATCAGGTGCGCGAGGAGATAGCGACCGTGGTCGACCGCATCAGGCAGACGACCATGGCCAGCTACTTCGCCGACATGCCGCTGGAACTGCGCCCCAAGGACATGACCTACGGCGAATACCTCGAACGCAAGCGCGAACGGCTGCAACTCATGGGGCCGAGTCTCGAAGCCTACGAGGCCAAGGTGCTGACCCCTGTCATCTTCCGCACCTTCGCCCTGCTGGACAGGGCGGGGATGCTGCCGCCACCGCCCGACGCCCTTGGTGAGGTGGCCGTGGTGGACATCTCCTACATCAGCCCGTTGGCGCAGGCGTTGCGGCAGACCGGGGCCGAGAGCACCCGCGCCTTGCTGATGGACGTGATGCAGCTGGCCGAGGCCGACCCCGGCGTTCTCGACAAGGTGGATATGGACCAGGCCGTGGATGAACTGGCGAAGGGCATCGGCGCACCGGGCCGCGTGGTGCGCAGTGACGAGGACGTGGCCGCCATGCGCCAGCAGCGCGACGAGGCCAAGGCTCGCGAGGCGCAGGCGCAAGAGGCCATCACCGCCATGCAGGGCCTTGCCAAGGTCGCGGGCACGCGAACCGGGCCGGGGACGCTGGCCCATGACCTTGCAGGAGGTGGAGCCTGA
- a CDS encoding type II toxin-antitoxin system RelE/ParE family toxin — MIASFRCKETRSLFDGGTSRRFQAFSAVALRKLDMLDAAVSLDDLRIPPANRLEALKGDRQGQHSIRINDQWRVCFVWRDGAPHDVEIVDYH; from the coding sequence ATGATAGCGTCATTCCGCTGTAAGGAGACCCGCAGCCTTTTCGACGGCGGCACGAGCCGTCGCTTTCAGGCGTTCTCCGCAGTGGCCCTGCGCAAGCTCGACATGCTCGATGCGGCGGTAAGCCTGGACGACCTGCGCATTCCCCCCGCGAACCGGCTCGAAGCCCTCAAGGGCGACAGGCAAGGGCAACACAGCATCCGCATCAACGACCAGTGGCGTGTGTGCTTTGTCTGGCGCGATGGCGCACCGCATGACGTGGAAATCGTCGACTACCACTAG